A window of Arcobacter acticola genomic DNA:
TGATAATAAAGTTATTTCTTATTAGGATCAATTATGCCAAAAACTTTCAAAAATTATATTTTTTCAGGACAAATTATTCTCGTTTCAATAATTTTTTTAATATGCTTTGTATTTAGCACTTATTTACACACAACCCTTACAAAACAAGAAGCATTAAAACATTCTCAAGCCATATCAAATCAAATTTTTTCTTCAATGTACCAAGTTATGAAAAAAGGATGGAGTAAAGATGATGTTAATATATTTACAAAATCATTGGAAGATAATTTTGTAAGTAGCAATTATGAAATAAATATATATAGAGCTCAAAAAGTAAAAGAAATTTTTGGTGAAATACAAGAAAAACAAAAAGATATAACATTAATAGATGTACTAAATGGAAAGATTGGAAACTTTGAAAGTTTTGAAAATAATACAGTAAGAACAATAATACCTCTAAAAGTAAAAACAGATTGTATTTCATGTCATGTAAATACTATTGAAGGTGATGTTTTAGGTGTATTAGAAGTAAAACAAGATTTAAATGATGTTTTTCATGAATCTAAATATCAATTTATTGCATTTTTTCTAATAATCATTCCTTTATTTTATCTTTCTGCATTTTTATCTTCAAGATATACAAGTAAACAAATAGTTGATAGTTTAACTTTATTTAATAATAAAGTTAAAAATATAAACTCTGTACAAGATTTTAAAGAATTTGATTCAAAAAATATTGATTTGCACTTTAAAGAGTTTAATGAAATTGTTAATAATGTAGATTTAATGGCAGAAAAATTAAAAGGAATTGCTGTTGATAAAGAATTATTAGAGTTTGAAATAAGACTTCTAGATAAATTTATTATTACCTCAGAAGTTGTAAAAGATTGGAAAGAGTATATTAGTGAATTATTAATTGAAATTAACAAAATCATGGAAACATATACTTTAATGACTGTTTTTAGAGTAGGAGATGACCAGTTTGAAGTTGACATTTTTTGGTTAGGAATGCCAAAAGAAATACAAAAAAATGTTTTTGAAAAATACATAAATAAAACAATTAAAGACTCAGAATATTTCCAAGGAATGAGTGATTTTACAATTAAACATATAGTTGCAGATAGAAATAAGTGTCTTAATGAAGTAAGAGAAGAAGAGATAGAATATCGTTCTAAATCTTTATTTTTAGATAGTCCAAAGATTGGTGGAATTGTAGGAATTGGATTACAATCAGCTTTTTCAAATGATCCTATTAGATATATCGTTATTGATTCTATTTTAACAACTATGGCAAATTTAGTGGGTTCAGTAAAAGCTATTAATAAATATACTCAAGACTTAGAATATTACGCTGCACGTGATCCATTGACTGATTTATTTAATCAAAGAGTATTTAACGACATGATGAGTTATGAAATTAAAAGAGCAAATAGACATGAATATTCATTTGCTTTAATGGTAATTGATTGTGATAATTTTAAACCTATTAATGATAACTTTGGACATGCCTTTGGTGATAAATTTTTACAAACAATAGCTGATATTCTAGAAGAAGAAAAAAGACCTGAAGATGTTGCTGCTAGATATGGTGG
This region includes:
- a CDS encoding putative bifunctional diguanylate cyclase/phosphodiesterase encodes the protein MPKTFKNYIFSGQIILVSIIFLICFVFSTYLHTTLTKQEALKHSQAISNQIFSSMYQVMKKGWSKDDVNIFTKSLEDNFVSSNYEINIYRAQKVKEIFGEIQEKQKDITLIDVLNGKIGNFESFENNTVRTIIPLKVKTDCISCHVNTIEGDVLGVLEVKQDLNDVFHESKYQFIAFFLIIIPLFYLSAFLSSRYTSKQIVDSLTLFNNKVKNINSVQDFKEFDSKNIDLHFKEFNEIVNNVDLMAEKLKGIAVDKELLEFEIRLLDKFIITSEVVKDWKEYISELLIEINKIMETYTLMTVFRVGDDQFEVDIFWLGMPKEIQKNVFEKYINKTIKDSEYFQGMSDFTIKHIVADRNKCLNEVREEEIEYRSKSLFLDSPKIGGIVGIGLQSAFSNDPIRYIVIDSILTTMANLVGSVKAINKYTQDLEYYAARDPLTDLFNQRVFNDMMSYEIKRANRHEYSFALMVIDCDNFKPINDNFGHAFGDKFLQTIADILEEEKRPEDVAARYGGDEFTIILPECDENGALTVAKRIAERIANKKLIAPDNTKVGLTISTGICVYPQHTMSQTDMFVIADAMMYQAKEEGKNSIRIPDQKDISSILRNNQEKSSLLIKAIENDQIEAYFQPIKPSLSNNDLVIHELLMRINQDGRIVSAYEFIEIAEARGLINTMDLMVIEKAFKKIRETNYEGILFINLSPKSLIMGDFINKINNFVKTYGIVKEHIVFEITERETVKNFSLLEKFVHALKAEGYKFAIDDFGSGFSSFHYIKKFPIDYIKIDGDFIINIDKDIKDRAFVNSIVTLAKELNIKIIAEFVESQEIVEVLNLLEIDYYQGYHIGKPIDKFISLK